DNA sequence from the Arthrobacter jinronghuae genome:
GACGAGGGTGTAGAAAAGGCTAATGGTGCACGCCGTACCGACGAGGCTGCGGTAAGGCACCCAGGAATCCCCCTGCGGCAGGATGACGAACTCGGCCCCGATGCACGCAGCCAGAAGCACCGCAAGGAAAATCTCCACCGCCATCCTGAGCCTGCACTCCCGGTAGCGGCGCAAGAGCAGGAGCCCCAGGGGCAGTAAGGGCATAACCCACACCAGTTCGTTGAACCAGACCGTGGCGATCAGCAAATACCCCGCCGCACCTGTTCCAAGACAGACCAGGACGAATTTCCATCCCTTCGGAAGTCCGCCTGGAACCCCGTAGAGCGCGGTCAACAAGGCCCAGGGCGGCAGCAGCGCCGCCACCAATTCCATAGAGCCGGTCTGTGCCGGGACAAGCCACAGCAGCAGGCCAAGCGGAGCCAGATAAACCGTCAGCCGGATTCCGGCGGCAGGCGGCCGGGCAGGCGCAAAAACCATCAGCCCGGTCAGGACCACTACCAGGGCGAAAACCATCCGGTTGACCAGGACAATTGCGCCTTCGTCGTCCAGCGGCCAAATGAACTGCGTGTTGAGGAAGACGGCCGCATAGGAGCCGATTCCCACCAGCAGCAGGGCGGCCGTGGTCCAGGGCCGTTCGCGGGGTGGCGTTGGCTGCTCCCCAGGGGACTGTGACATGGCACTCAGCATAGCCAGAAGGCCGGCCCCGTTCGGGACCGGCCTTCCCGCTAAACTGCGTTGCCCTGCGGACTGCGAGGTGCTGCTAGTCCTGCAGGTCCACCTCGCGGGCCACGGTGGCGCCGATTTCGAGTTTCAGTGCTTCCAGCACATCCTGCGGCACGGAGGAATCCACGGTCAGCAGGGACAGGGCCTGGCCGCCCTCGGAGTTGCGGGCCACCTGCATGCCGGCAATGTTGATGTCCTTCTCCCCCAGCACCCGGCCCAGTGCGCCGATGACGCCGGGACGGTCCTGGTAGAGCAGCACCACCAGGTGCTCGCTGATGGGGATTTCGAGGTCGTACCCGTTCACGCCCACGAGCTTCTGGATCTGCTTGGGGCCGGTAAGTGTGCCGGCCACTTCCAGCCGGGTGCCGTCGGACAGGGCGCCGCGGATGGTCAGCAGGTTGCGGTAGTCGTCCACGTCCGGGGTGGTCAGCAACCGGACCTCGATGCCGCGCTGTTCGGCGAGGACCGGAGCGTTCACGTAGGAAACCTGCTCGGACACGATATCGGTGAAGATGCCCTTCAGCGCCGCCAGTTCCAGTGCCTTCACATCGAGGGCAGCGATTTCTCCGGCTACTTCGATGTCGATGGCGGTCACGGAATCCGAGGCCAGGGCGGTGAAGATCCGGCCGAGCTTTTCGATCAGCGGGATGCCCGGGCGGACGTCTTCGGCGATGACTCCGCCGGCCACGTTCACGGCGTCGGGCACCAGTTCTCCGGCCAACGCCAGACGGACGGACTTCGCCACCGAGATGCCGGCCTTTTCCTGCGCTTCGGCGGTGGAGGCGCCCAGGTGCGGGGTGACCACCACGTTGTCCAGCGCGAAGAAGGGCAGGTCGGTGCTGGGTTCCTTGACGAACACGTCGACGCCGGCGCCGGCGATCTTTCCTGCCTGCAGTGCCTCGAACAGGGCTGCTTCATCCACGAGGCCGCCGCGCGCCACGTTCACCACGTAGGCGGTGTCCTTCATCTTTTCGAATGCCTCGGCGCCGAGCATGCCCAGGGTTTCGGGGGTCTTGGGCATGTGGATGGTGACGAAGTCGGACTCGGCGAGCAGTTCGTCGAGGGACACCAGCCGGACATTCAGCTGGGCGGCACGTGCGGAGGTGACATACGGGTCATAGGCGAGGATCTCGGTGCCGAAACCCTGCATCCGGGCGGCCACCAGTGCGCCGATACGGCCCAGTCCGATGATGCCGATCTTCTTTTCGAACAGTTCGGTGCCGCTGTACTTGGAACGCTTCCACTCGCCGTTCTTCAGGGCGGCGCTGGCCTGAGGGATGTTCCGGGCCAGGGACACGATGTGCCCCACCGTAAGTTCCGCCGCAGAGATGATGTTCGACGTCGGCGCGTTGACCACCATCACGCCGGCCTGCGTGGCGGCCTTGATATCCACGTTGTCCAGGCCCACGCCCGCCCGGGCAATCACCTTGAGGTTCCTGGCGGCGGCGATCGCCTCGGCGTCCACCTGCGTGGCGGAACGCACGAGGATGGCGTCGACGTCGGCAATCGCGGACAGGAGCTGGGAGCGGTCGGCGCCGTCGGTGGTCCGGATGTCGAAATCGGGGCCCAGGGCCTCGACGGTGGCGGGCGAGAGTTCCTCCGCAAGGAGTACGACTGGTTTGGTGGCAGACACCGGTGACCTCTTTACACTTGGAATATTTCTTTGCACTGGAAGAGTTGCTGGGTTTTCACGCAGGAGGCCGGACCCGTGGGGCCCGGCCTCCTTGCCGATTTGGCCTGCTTTTCGAGCTTAGCGCGCAGGGCTAGCGGGCTACCGAACCCTCGGTGTAATCGTCGTCGTTCTTGATCCAGGAGAAGAGCTTGCGCAGTTCGCGGCCGGTGGATTCGATGGGGTGGTCCTCGCCCTTCTTGCGCAGGGCCTTGAACTCGGGAGCGCCGGCGTCCTGGTCATCGATGAAGCGCTTGGCGAAGGCACCGTTCTGGATGTCCGCGAGGACGGCCTTCATGTTTTCCTTCACGTGCTCGTCGATGACACGCGGGCCGGAGACGTAGTCGCCGTATTCGGCTGTGTCGGAGACGCTCCAGCGCTGCTTGGCGATGCCGCCTTCCACCATCAGGTCCACAATCAGCTTCAGTTCGTGCAGCACCTCGAAGTACGCGACCTCCGGCTGGTAGCCGGCCTCGGTCAGGGTTTCGAAGCCGTACTGGATCAGCTGCGACGCGCCGCCGCAGAGCACTGCCTGCTCGCCGAAGAGGTCCGTTTCCGTTTCTTCGGTGAAGGTGGTTTCGATGACACCGGCTCGGGTGCCGCCGATGGCCTTGGCGTAGGACAGGGCCAGTTCCTTGGCGGTTCCGGAGGGGTTCTGCTCGACGGCGATCAGGTCCGGGACGCCGCGTCCGGCTTCGAATTCGCGGCGCACAATGTGGCCCGGGCCCTTGGGTGCCACGAGCGCGACGTCGACGTCGGCCGGCGGCTGGATGTAGCCGTAGCGGATGTTGAAGCCGTGGCCGAAGAACAGGGCGTCGCCGGCCTGCAGGTTCGGGGCGATTTCCTCCGCGTAGACGAACCGCTGCACCTGGTCAGGCGTAAGCACCATGATCAGGTCCGCTTCGGCGACGGCGTCCGCCACGTTCAGCACGCGCAGGCCCTCGGCCTCGGCCTTGGCACGCGAGGCGGAACCTTCCTTGAGGCCCACGCGGACGTCCACACCGGAGTCGCGCAGGCTGAGGGCGTGGGCGTGGCCCTGGCTTCCGTAGCCGATGACGGCGACGGTACGGCCCTGGATGATCGACAGGTCAGCGTCGTCGTCGTAATACATGTCAGTCACTTTGGTTATCTCCTACTGGTTTCTAAGGACAAGGGTCTGTGGTGGAACTCAGGCGCTGCGCAGCGCGCGGTCGCTCATGGATTTTGAGCCGCGTGCAACGGCGAGGGTTCCGGATTGGACTATTTCGCGGATGCCGAAGGGCTCGAGCACCGAGAGCAGTGCGTTGAGCTTGTCGGCGGTGCCTGTTGCCTCGACGATGAGCGAGTCGGTGGAGACGTCCACTATCGAGGCGCGGAACAGCTCGGCTGCCTGGGTTACCTGCAGCCGGGTTGCGGCATCCGCGCGGACCTTGACCAGGATGTGGTCCCGCTGCACGGAAGAATCTGGAACCAGCTCGACAATCTTGATGACGTTGATGAGCTTGTTCAGCTGTTTGGTGACCTGCTCGAGCAGGTCACCTTCGGCGTCGACCACCACGGTGATGCGGGACATGCCCGGCACCTCCGACGGGCCCACGGCGAGGGAATTGATGTTGAATGCCCGGCGGGCGAACAACGAGGCGACCCGGGTCAGCACGCCGGGAACATCTTCTACCAGCACGGAAAGGGTGTGGCGGGCCATCTCCTAGTCCTCCTCTTCCCAGGTGGGAGTCATGTTGCGGGCAATCTGGATCAGGTCATTGCTGACCCCGGTGGGGACCATCGGCCACACCATCGAGTCGCGGCTGACCACGAAGTCAATCACGACGGGGCGGTCATTGATCTCCAGCGCCTGCGCGATGGTCGCGTCGATATCCTCGTCGCGTTCGCAGCGCAGGCCCACGCAGCCGTACGCCTCGGCCAGCTTGACGAAGTCCGGGATCCGCACGGTGTCATGCCCGGTGTTCAGGTCCGTGTTGGAGTAGCGGGACTCGTAGAAGAGGGTCTGCCACTGCCGGACCATGCCCAGGGAGGAGTTGTTGATGATGGCGACCTTGATCGGGATGTTGTTGATCAGGCAGGTGGCCAGTTCCTGGTTGGTCATCTGGAAGCAGCCGTCGCCGTCGATGGCCCAGACCACCCGGTCCGGTGCGCCCACCTTCGCGCCCATGGCTGCCGGCACCGAATAGCCCATGGTGCCCAGGCCGCCGGAGTTCAGCCATGCCCGGGGGCGCTCGTACTTGATGAACTGCGCGGACCACATCTGGTGCTGGCCCACGCCGGCCACATAGACGCCTTCGGGGCCGGTCATCGCACCGATGCGTTCGATGACTTTCTGCGGGGCAATCAGTCCGTCTTCGGGAGTGGTGTAACCGATCGGGTAGGTTTCGCGCAGCCGGTCCAGCACGGCCCACCAGGCCGAGATGTCGGGTTTCGCGGTTTCGAACTGTCCGCGCACGGCGTCGGCCAGTTCGGGGATGATTTCCTTCACCGAGCCGACGATCGGCACATCCGCCGGCCGGTTCTTGGAGATCTCTGCCGGGTCGATGTCCGCATGGATGACCTTGGCACCGGGTGCGAAGGAGCTCAGCACCCCGGTGACCCGGTCATCGAAGCGGGCGCCGAGGGTGATCAGCAGGTCCGACTGCTGCAGGGCGGTCACGGCCGAAACCGACCCGTGCATCCCCGGCATGCCGACGTGCAGTTCGTGTGAATCGGGGAAAACGCCGCGGGCCATCAAGGTGGTGACCACCGGGGCGCCCACCAGTTCGGCCAGTTCGAGCAGCTCTGCCGAGGCGTTGGCCTTGAGCACACCGCCGCCCACGTAGAACACGGGCCGCTGCGAGGCGGCAATCAGGCGGGCAGCCTCGCGCACCTGCTTGGAATGTCCCCGGACCACCGTCCGGTAGCCCTGCAGATCGATCTTCGGCGGCCAGGAGAAGGTGGTTTTCGCCTGCTGCGCATCCTTGGCAATGTCCACGAGGACCGGACCGGGACGGCCCGACGTCGCAATGTGGAAGGCTTCGGCCAGCACGCGGGGAATATCGGCCGCGTCCGTCACCAGGTAGGAGTGCTTGGTGATGGGCATCGTGATGCCCACGATGTCGGCTTCCTGGAAGGCGTCGGAGCCGATGAACGCGCTGGAGACCTGCCCGGTGATGGCGACCATCGGAACCGAGTCCATGTGCGCGTCGGCAATGGCGGTGACGAGGTTGGTGGCCCCGGGGCCGGACGTCACGATGCAGACGCCGGCGCGTCCGGTCACCATGGCGTAGCCTTCGGCCGCGTGACCGGCGCCCTGTTCGTGGCGGACCAGGATGTGCCGGATCTTCGTGGAATCCATGAGCGGGTCATAGGTGGGCAGGATGGCGCCGCCAGGCAGTCCGAAGACTTCGTCGACGCCGAGTTCCTCGAGCGAACGGACGATGGCCTGGGAACCGGTCATCTCGGTGGGCGGAACAGTGTTGTTGGGCCCCTGGATGCGCTCATCCGCGGCTTCCGGATGCGCAGACACGGAACTGGCTACGTCTTTGGTCTTGGCTGCCGCGGCGCGTGCAGCGGCATTTGCCTTCGAGGCCATCAGCGAAGGGCTGATTGGCGATCCCTTACTCATCGGAACTTCCTTTGCGGATGCTAATCCATGGTCAATGCGGTCATGCGACGGCCGTCCCGGGTTGTGCCCGGTACGGCTTCTGTGTTCAGCGAAGCCAAAACTGGCGATGCCAATAAAAAAACCCCTCGTGCCTGTTGGCTCCGTAGGGGTTCGCGCGTGACGTCTTAGACAAGTCGGGCTGTTACGCCACGCGCTTGATAAGGACGACGGGTACGATCTGCATACCGTTCAGTCTTGCGTTCCCCTACGGGGGTGTCAATCATATGAGACGTCCGTCTCACTATCTGGACCTAGCGTGCCCCAAGCGGAAGGCACTCCGATGCCTTCCGCTTGGGGCAGGGTTTCAACCGCAGTAGGCCCCCGTGGACGCGGAGTTCACCATCTTGGCGTACTTGGCCAGGACACCCTTGGTGAACTTCCCGGGCAGCGGCTGCCAGCCGACCTTGCGGGCTTCGAGCTCGTCCGGGTCCACCAGCAGGTCGAAGCTGCGGGCAGCAATGTCCACCCGGATCCGGTCGCCGTCCTTCACGAAGGCGATGGGGCCGCCGTCGACCGCTTCGGGTGCCACATGGCCGATGCACAGGCCCGTGGTGCCGCCGGAGAAGCGGCCGTCGGTCAGCAGCAGGACATCCTTGCCCAGGCCCGCACCCTTGATGGCGCCGGTGATGGCGAGCATTTCGCGCATGCCCGGTCCGCCCTTGGGGCCCTCGTAGCGGATGACGACGACGTCGCCGGCGTGGATTTCTCCGGCATTCAAGGCGTCAAGGGCACCCTGTTCACGCTCGAAGACGCGTGCGGTGCCTTCGAACACGTCGGCGTCGAACCCTGCGCTCTTGACCACGGCGCCTTCCGGAGCCATGGACCCCTTCAGGACGGTGATGCCGCCGGTCTTGTGGATGGGGTTGTCCATGGCTCGCAGGACTTTCCCGTCCGGATCCGGCGGGTTTATGGCCGCGAGGTTCTCCGCGACGGTCTTGCCCGTGACCGTGAGGCAGTCGCCGTGGATCAGGCCGGCGTCGAGCAGTGCCTTCATGATCACGGGCACGCCGCCGATCTTGTCGACGTCGAACATGACGTACCGGCCGAACGGCTTCAGGTCGCCCAGGTGCGGAATGGTGTCGCCGATCCGGTTGAAGTCCTCGAGGGTGAGGTCCACTTCCGCTTCGCGGGCGATGGCCAGCAGGTGCAGCACGGCGTTGGTCGAGCCGCCGAAGGCCATGGTGACGGCGATGGCGTTTTCGAAGGCTTTCTTGGTCATGATGTCGCGGGCGGTGATGCCCTTGCGCAGCAGGTTGACCACTGCTTCGCCGGACTTGCGGGCAAACTCGTCGCGGCGCCGGTCCGCGGAGGGCGGCGCGGCCGAACCGGGAAGGGACATGCCCAGTGCCTCGCCGATGCAGGCCATGGTGTTGGCGGTGTACATCCCGCCGCAGGCACCTTCACCGGGACAGATGGCCCGTTCAATGGAGTCGAGGTCCTTCAGGCTCATCTTGCCTGCGGCGCAGGCACCCACTGCTTCGAAGGCGTCAATCAGGGTGACTTCCCGCTCGCTGCCGTCCTCCATCTTGGCGAAGCCGGGCATGATCGAGCCGGCGTAGAGGAAGACGCTGGAAAGGTCCAGCCGTGCTGCGGCCATCAGCATGCCGGGCAGGGACTTGTCGCAGCCGGCAAGCAGCACGGAGCCGTCCAGGCGTTCGGCCATCATCACCGTTTCCACCGAGTCCGCTATGACCTCGCGGGACACCAGGGAGAAGTGCATGCCTTCGTGGCCCATGGAAATACCGTCCGAGACGGAAATGGTGCCGAACTGCATGGGAAAGCCGCCGCCCGCATGGATGCCTTCCTTGGCGCCGGTGGCGAGGCGGTTCAGGGAAAGGTTGCAGGGAGTGATCTCGTTCCAGGAACTGGCGACGCCGATCTGCGGCTTGGCGAAGTCGTCGTCGCCCATGCCTATGGCACGGAACATACCGCGGGCAGGTGCCGCGTGTATGCCGTCCGTAACGACTCGGCTGCGGGGTTTGATGTCCGGTGTGTTGTCCACGCTCATGGGTAGATCGTAGGACCTAAGCCCGCCGGGGTGGGCTCTGTGACGGACATTGGCAACTGTTGTTACGGCCTGTGAACGGCAGATGAAGATCAGAGGCAGGGGCCCGTACGGGCTTCCCGAATAGGGGGACGGTGTTCATAGACTGGGGGTATGACATCGGATACAGGGTCCACGGATCCGGGCGTACATACTGCAGACACGGATACTGCAGACCCAGGAACCCCCGCCAGTGACCAGCTGAAGCGGGTGCTGCGCCGGGTCTTCGAATCCCAGATTCCCAATTACGGTGACTACAACCTGGTGCTGGCCACGCCGGGGCTCGACGGAGAAACGGGTTTTTATGTGCTGGGCTACCGGTGGCGTCCGGCGGAGGTTGTGTTCGCTCCGTTCGACGTCGATACCCTCGCCGGGCTGGAAGCGCCCACTTCGGTGAACACCACCAATCTCAGCCACACCGACGAGCTGGACACGGACGCGTACGAGGTGGGCACGAGCACCGGGCGGGTCTTCCAGTTTGCCGTGGAAGCGCAGGCTGCTCTGCCGGCCACGGCTTCAGCGGGCGAGCGCCTGCTGGAGCAGTCCGCCGACTGGGAAGATTTCCGCTCCTTCGTGGACTCCTACCTGGAACTGGCCTGACACAGGTCCGCCTACCCCCACGGGCCGGGGCGGACGAGGTTCAGCGGTTCCTTTCCTGCTGCCAGCCGCTGCACCTGCTTGCGCAGCAGGGCCTTGATCCGGGGCTCGAACGCGGCGGTGTTTCCGCCCCAGTGAGGAGTGATGATTGCCCCCGGCGCCTGCCGCAGCGGATGCTCCGCCGGCAGGGGTTCCGGGTCGAAGACGTCAAGAGCGGCCCGCAGCCGGCCGGACACCACTTCCTTGGTGAGGGCCTCACTGTCCACCACGGCACCGC
Encoded proteins:
- a CDS encoding acetolactate synthase large subunit, producing the protein MSKGSPISPSLMASKANAAARAAAAKTKDVASSVSAHPEAADERIQGPNNTVPPTEMTGSQAIVRSLEELGVDEVFGLPGGAILPTYDPLMDSTKIRHILVRHEQGAGHAAEGYAMVTGRAGVCIVTSGPGATNLVTAIADAHMDSVPMVAITGQVSSAFIGSDAFQEADIVGITMPITKHSYLVTDAADIPRVLAEAFHIATSGRPGPVLVDIAKDAQQAKTTFSWPPKIDLQGYRTVVRGHSKQVREAARLIAASQRPVFYVGGGVLKANASAELLELAELVGAPVVTTLMARGVFPDSHELHVGMPGMHGSVSAVTALQQSDLLITLGARFDDRVTGVLSSFAPGAKVIHADIDPAEISKNRPADVPIVGSVKEIIPELADAVRGQFETAKPDISAWWAVLDRLRETYPIGYTTPEDGLIAPQKVIERIGAMTGPEGVYVAGVGQHQMWSAQFIKYERPRAWLNSGGLGTMGYSVPAAMGAKVGAPDRVVWAIDGDGCFQMTNQELATCLINNIPIKVAIINNSSLGMVRQWQTLFYESRYSNTDLNTGHDTVRIPDFVKLAEAYGCVGLRCERDEDIDATIAQALEINDRPVVIDFVVSRDSMVWPMVPTGVSNDLIQIARNMTPTWEEED
- the serA gene encoding phosphoglycerate dehydrogenase; the encoded protein is MSATKPVVLLAEELSPATVEALGPDFDIRTTDGADRSQLLSAIADVDAILVRSATQVDAEAIAAARNLKVIARAGVGLDNVDIKAATQAGVMVVNAPTSNIISAAELTVGHIVSLARNIPQASAALKNGEWKRSKYSGTELFEKKIGIIGLGRIGALVAARMQGFGTEILAYDPYVTSARAAQLNVRLVSLDELLAESDFVTIHMPKTPETLGMLGAEAFEKMKDTAYVVNVARGGLVDEAALFEALQAGKIAGAGVDVFVKEPSTDLPFFALDNVVVTPHLGASTAEAQEKAGISVAKSVRLALAGELVPDAVNVAGGVIAEDVRPGIPLIEKLGRIFTALASDSVTAIDIEVAGEIAALDVKALELAALKGIFTDIVSEQVSYVNAPVLAEQRGIEVRLLTTPDVDDYRNLLTIRGALSDGTRLEVAGTLTGPKQIQKLVGVNGYDLEIPISEHLVVLLYQDRPGVIGALGRVLGEKDINIAGMQVARNSEGGQALSLLTVDSSVPQDVLEALKLEIGATVAREVDLQD
- the ilvC gene encoding ketol-acid reductoisomerase: MTDMYYDDDADLSIIQGRTVAVIGYGSQGHAHALSLRDSGVDVRVGLKEGSASRAKAEAEGLRVLNVADAVAEADLIMVLTPDQVQRFVYAEEIAPNLQAGDALFFGHGFNIRYGYIQPPADVDVALVAPKGPGHIVRREFEAGRGVPDLIAVEQNPSGTAKELALSYAKAIGGTRAGVIETTFTEETETDLFGEQAVLCGGASQLIQYGFETLTEAGYQPEVAYFEVLHELKLIVDLMVEGGIAKQRWSVSDTAEYGDYVSGPRVIDEHVKENMKAVLADIQNGAFAKRFIDDQDAGAPEFKALRKKGEDHPIESTGRELRKLFSWIKNDDDYTEGSVAR
- the ilvN gene encoding acetolactate synthase small subunit — its product is MARHTLSVLVEDVPGVLTRVASLFARRAFNINSLAVGPSEVPGMSRITVVVDAEGDLLEQVTKQLNKLINVIKIVELVPDSSVQRDHILVKVRADAATRLQVTQAAELFRASIVDVSTDSLIVEATGTADKLNALLSVLEPFGIREIVQSGTLAVARGSKSMSDRALRSA
- the ilvD gene encoding dihydroxy-acid dehydratase, translated to MSVDNTPDIKPRSRVVTDGIHAAPARGMFRAIGMGDDDFAKPQIGVASSWNEITPCNLSLNRLATGAKEGIHAGGGFPMQFGTISVSDGISMGHEGMHFSLVSREVIADSVETVMMAERLDGSVLLAGCDKSLPGMLMAAARLDLSSVFLYAGSIMPGFAKMEDGSEREVTLIDAFEAVGACAAGKMSLKDLDSIERAICPGEGACGGMYTANTMACIGEALGMSLPGSAAPPSADRRRDEFARKSGEAVVNLLRKGITARDIMTKKAFENAIAVTMAFGGSTNAVLHLLAIAREAEVDLTLEDFNRIGDTIPHLGDLKPFGRYVMFDVDKIGGVPVIMKALLDAGLIHGDCLTVTGKTVAENLAAINPPDPDGKVLRAMDNPIHKTGGITVLKGSMAPEGAVVKSAGFDADVFEGTARVFEREQGALDALNAGEIHAGDVVVIRYEGPKGGPGMREMLAITGAIKGAGLGKDVLLLTDGRFSGGTTGLCIGHVAPEAVDGGPIAFVKDGDRIRVDIAARSFDLLVDPDELEARKVGWQPLPGKFTKGVLAKYAKMVNSASTGAYCG